AAGCCCATTACGAAATGATCATCGACAATGTGATGGACCTGAGTCACGTCGACCATGTGCATGGCGAGATCATCACGACGCGCGGCCAGCTTTCGCCTCTCATTCCGCAATTGAAAGAGGGCGACGACACAATTGGCGCGCGCTGGGAATGGAAACAGACGCCGCCGATCGGCATTCTCGCCAATTTTCTGCCCGAGCCGGACGTCGAAGCGCGGCATTTCGTCGAGGTCAACTGGTCGCGGCCGGCCAATATCCAGCTCACGATTGGCGCGACGCAGGATGACGTCCCGCTCGGTCTCGATCATTGCGTGGGACAATACGACTTGCATGTCACGACGCCGGAAACCGAAACCGCGACTCATTACTGGTTTGCGACCCGACGCAACCATCTCGAACATGACGCCGAATTCAACGCCTTCAAAATCAAGGCGATGCACGACGCCTTCGTCAACGAGGATTTTCCGCTGATCGAGGCGGCCGGTCAGGCGATGGAGACCAGCGATTTTCTGAGCCTCAATCCGGTGCTCATTTCCAGCGACGCGGCCCCCGTCAAGGTCCGGCGAATCGTGAAGAAGCTGATCGCGGAGGAAAACGCGGACTGAGCCTTGGCGTTGCGCGACGTGCGGCGCTCCCGAGCGGGGCCGCGCGCCCCGCTCGGCCATGCCGCGGCGCACGACCGATGTGACAAATTCACAACAGCTCTAGGCAATTGCTTGGGCGACCTAATTTGGGCGCTGCAACCCAAAAACACCGCGACGCCTTTGTTACCCATCGCACATAGCGCCGCGGCGGCCATCGCGCCGGTCCGACACTCACGGCAAATGCCGATCGAGGCGCCCAAATATCAAATTCTGGAGGGGGAGAATGTCTTTGAAGAAAAGCTTGGCGGCGATGGCGTGCGGTTGCCTTTCGCTTTGCGCGGCGACGACGGCGTCCTTCGCGAATTCGGGTATCCAGCCCGGCATTACGACCGGCATTCCGCTCGGCGCGGCGCCGCCGGAAGGCGTCTATATCGTCCAGCTCCCGAACTATGGCTACCGCGACGCGAATCCCGGGCAGAATGTCGGCGCGATCGTCCCGGCATGGCTCATCTGGTCGACGCCCTGGACAATTCTCGGCGCCCATATCGTGCTCGACGCAGCCTCGCCGATGGCCAATGTCAATGTCCACAACGTCCTGAACCGGGGCGGTTTCGCCAATCCGATCGTCGACGTTCAGTTTAAATGGAATCTCGGCAACGGCTTTTTCGGCGGCTTTCAGACCGGCGTTTATCTGCCGGTGAAAGACGAACTAAGCATACTTGGCATTCCGCGCGATTTCGCCATGTTCCAGGCCCTTGGCGCGCTGAGCTATCTGAAGGACGGCTGGGATCTTTCGGCGACAGCGATTTACGGCACTGGCCGGTCCGGCGACATCTACAGTGAGCCCGGTTCCTATGCTCCCAACTGGTTCAACCTCGACCTCACGGCGACGAAGACATTCGGCAAATTCGAGGTCGGTTTCGTCGGCTTCGGTTCGGCGGACCTCGACGCGCCGGTTCCCGGCTATGCGAAGCAGAGCCAGATCGCGCTCGGCGGCCTTGTCGGCTACAATTTCGGTGTCCTGAACTTCCAGTTCAAATTGACGCGCGACGTCATGGAGCAAAATTACGGCGGCTACGATACCCGGGGATGGGCCAATATCACCATCCCGCTTTGGGTCGCCGCGCCGCCGGCCCCGGTTGTCGCCAAATATTGAATCGATTGAACGAGAACGGCGCGGCTCCATCCGCGCCGTTCTCCGTTTGGGCGCCCTGGCGACGGCGAATGGACCTCCAGAATTCCGAAATACCCGGCAGGTATCGAAAGGTTCGTCAAACGGTATTGGATGGCTGTCCGCCGTTTCAATAATTTCGCCGCTCGCTCCTCTGGTGCGGATCGAGGAAACGTTTCGAGGTACGGGCGTCATGAACAAAGTCAAATGCGCGCTGATCGGCTCCGGCAATATCGGGACCGATCTGATCTATAAATTGCGTCGCAGCTCGGTGCTTGAACCGGTGTGGATGGTCGGCGTCGACCCCGCTTCGGAGGGTCTCGCGCGCGCGCGCGATCTCGGACTGAAGACGACCGCCGAGGGCGTCGACGGCCTGCTGCCTCATGTCGCCGAAGATGGCGTGCAGATCGCCTTCGACGCCACCAGCGCCTATGTCCATGCGGAAAACAGCCGCAAGCTCAACGAGCTGGGCGTGCTGATGATCGATCTGACGCCGGCCGCGATCGGGCCTTTGTGCGTGCCGCCGGTCAATCTGGCGGAGCACGCCGCCAAGCTCGAAATGAACGTCAACATGATCTCCTGCGCCGGACAGGCAACCATTCCGATCGTCAACGCCGTTTCGCGCGTTCAGGCCGTCGAATATGCCGAGATCATCGCCAGCCTGTCGTCGAAATCCGTGGGCCCAGGCACGCGCGCCAATCTCGACGAATTCACCTACACGACCTCGGGCGCCATCGAACGCATCGGCGGCGCGCGCAAGGGCAAGGCGATCGCCATCATCAATCCGGCCGAGCCGCCGATGATCATGCGCAACACCATCTATTGCCTCACGGACGAAGCGCCGAAACAGGCGGAGCTGACGGACTCCATTCTCGCCATGATCGGCGAAGTGCAGAAATATGTCCCGGGCTATCGCCTGGTGAACGGCCCGATCTATGACGGCCATCGCGTTGCGGTGTTCATGGAGGTCGCGGGCCTTGGCGATTATCTGCCGAAATACGCCGGCAATCTCGACATCATGACTGCGGCCGCGACCCGCACCGCCGAAATGTTCGCCGAGGAAATCCTCTCCGGCAAGATCCGTCTCGAACCGAAGAGGGCCGCATGATGAGCCACGAAAATTCCCTCAAGGGACGCAAGATCGTCGTTCACGACATGACTTTGCGCGACGGCATGCACGCCAAGCGCGAGCAGATCAGCGTCGCGCAGATGGCGGCGGTCGCGACCGGGCTCGACGCCGCGGGCGTGCCGCTCCTTCAGGTCACGCATGGCGCGGGCCTTGGCGGAAATTCGTTGCAGCACGGCCGCGCGCCGCACAGCAATGAAGACTATATTTCCGCGGTCGCGCCGAAGCTGAAACAGGCCAAAGTGTCGGTGCTGCTCATTCCCGGCCTCGGCACGATGCAGGAATTGCAATCAGCTTATGATTGCGGCGCGCGGGCGGTCCATTGCGCCACCCATTGCACCGAGGCCGACACGGCGCGCCAGCATATCGCCTTTGGCCGCAAGCTCGGGATGGACACCGCCGGCTTCCTGATGATGTCGCACCTCAACACGCCGGAGGGCATCGTCGAGCAGGGCCTTTTGATGGAATCCTATGGCGCCAATATCGTCTATGTCACGGATTCCGCCGGCTACATGCTGCCCGAAGACGTGCGCGCGCGCATCGCCCGGCTGCGCGACGCGCTGAAGCCCGAGACCGAAATCGGCTTCCATGGTCATCATAATCTCGGCATGGGGATCGCCAATTCGCTCGCCGCCGTCGAAATGGGCGCGACGCGGATCGACGTTTCCTCCGCGGGACTCGGCGCGGGCGCCGGCAACACGCCGCTGGAAGTTTTCGTCGCCGTCTGCGACCGAATGGGGATCGAGACGGGATGCGATCTTTTCCGGTTGATGGATGTGGCCGAGGATATCGTCGTCCCGATGATGGATCATCAGGTGCGGATCGATCGCGATTCTCTCACGCTCGGGTTCGCCGGCGTCTATTCGACCTTCCTGCTGCACGCCAAGCGGGCGGCGGAGCGCACCGGGGTTCCCGCGCGCGACATTCTGGTCGAGCTTGGACGCAAGAAGATGATTGGCGGCCAGGAGGACATGATCGAGGACACCGCCTTGACCATGGCGAAAGAGCGCGGCGCGGCGTCGAAGAACGCCGCGTGAGGCGCGCGAGGGCGCCGGGGCGCTCACTTCGTCCCGGCGCCCTCACTTCGTCGCGGAGCCCTCCCGGAATTCCGCGATGATCTGCAGGAGTTCGCGCAGAATGACGGAATCGTCGTATTCGCGATAAAGACAGCTGACGTCCAGCATGAGCGGCGGCGAT
This genomic interval from Candidatus Rhodoblastus alkanivorans contains the following:
- a CDS encoding aromatic ring-hydroxylating dioxygenase subunit alpha, with translation MNTHVKDMPQTKAKSHFMKRAWYVAALSADVGPEALFHRRLLDIPVLLYRKQDGAPVALHDRCPHRFVQLSAGKRNGDDIVCPYHALEFNAAGKCTRSPHGTGAIPRAAQVRSFPLVEKHGFIWIWLADEEPDHSLLLDYGPLEAGPPTGVGYTYMYLKAHYEMIIDNVMDLSHVDHVHGEIITTRGQLSPLIPQLKEGDDTIGARWEWKQTPPIGILANFLPEPDVEARHFVEVNWSRPANIQLTIGATQDDVPLGLDHCVGQYDLHVTTPETETATHYWFATRRNHLEHDAEFNAFKIKAMHDAFVNEDFPLIEAAGQAMETSDFLSLNPVLISSDAAPVKVRRIVKKLIAEENAD
- a CDS encoding transporter, which codes for MSLKKSLAAMACGCLSLCAATTASFANSGIQPGITTGIPLGAAPPEGVYIVQLPNYGYRDANPGQNVGAIVPAWLIWSTPWTILGAHIVLDAASPMANVNVHNVLNRGGFANPIVDVQFKWNLGNGFFGGFQTGVYLPVKDELSILGIPRDFAMFQALGALSYLKDGWDLSATAIYGTGRSGDIYSEPGSYAPNWFNLDLTATKTFGKFEVGFVGFGSADLDAPVPGYAKQSQIALGGLVGYNFGVLNFQFKLTRDVMEQNYGGYDTRGWANITIPLWVAAPPAPVVAKY
- a CDS encoding acetaldehyde dehydrogenase (acetylating); translation: MNKVKCALIGSGNIGTDLIYKLRRSSVLEPVWMVGVDPASEGLARARDLGLKTTAEGVDGLLPHVAEDGVQIAFDATSAYVHAENSRKLNELGVLMIDLTPAAIGPLCVPPVNLAEHAAKLEMNVNMISCAGQATIPIVNAVSRVQAVEYAEIIASLSSKSVGPGTRANLDEFTYTTSGAIERIGGARKGKAIAIINPAEPPMIMRNTIYCLTDEAPKQAELTDSILAMIGEVQKYVPGYRLVNGPIYDGHRVAVFMEVAGLGDYLPKYAGNLDIMTAAATRTAEMFAEEILSGKIRLEPKRAA
- the dmpG gene encoding 4-hydroxy-2-oxovalerate aldolase, with translation MSHENSLKGRKIVVHDMTLRDGMHAKREQISVAQMAAVATGLDAAGVPLLQVTHGAGLGGNSLQHGRAPHSNEDYISAVAPKLKQAKVSVLLIPGLGTMQELQSAYDCGARAVHCATHCTEADTARQHIAFGRKLGMDTAGFLMMSHLNTPEGIVEQGLLMESYGANIVYVTDSAGYMLPEDVRARIARLRDALKPETEIGFHGHHNLGMGIANSLAAVEMGATRIDVSSAGLGAGAGNTPLEVFVAVCDRMGIETGCDLFRLMDVAEDIVVPMMDHQVRIDRDSLTLGFAGVYSTFLLHAKRAAERTGVPARDILVELGRKKMIGGQEDMIEDTALTMAKERGAASKNAA